Genomic segment of Eretmochelys imbricata isolate rEreImb1 chromosome 11, rEreImb1.hap1, whole genome shotgun sequence:
CCGGTATCAGGCACTGTTATGCTGCCATAACTGCACCCACACTTTGTTGAACTGGTATAATGGTATCaataaggtgccactagtactccttttctttttgtatcaatTAAAAACATCAGAGTCGGGCCTGGGCAACACTTGAAAATCATACCATTCTATGTACTGGCAGGTAAGCAAAGGGgaaacaacatttaaaatatatttattttatgtggTGTAGCTTTGTATTTCAGAGACATGTTTGGGTCACATTTAAATGAGGCAAGGGAGCATGAGATCTGTTACTTTAAAAGTTGTCTGGCTCTATTCCTCAGACTATGTCTGAATAATGGAGATCAGCCTTGACCGAGGCAAGGAAACGACAGTAGAATACAGGCATTTTCTACAGCAGAAAGATCAGAACAAAAGGCTGGAAACAGATCATAACACACATACGAGAACAGCGTGAGGTCTAGGGATGGCAGGTGGGGGAAGCGGAGGACTGCAAAGAGCTGCGCCTAGGAAAGGAGACACTCAAACATGTACTCTTCATTAATCCAAGCAAAGCTTTGCTCCTATTACTGCCATCCTTGTCTCTCCCCCTCATGTGTGTTCAACAATCCCATTGTGCCAAGGctccatttagactgtaaacttaTCGAGGGGACTGCCTTTATTTTGTgtacaaaggccctgatcctgactgcgGCCTCTGTGCACGAGTGGAATAAATGCTACTGCAGCTAACTGGTAATGCTAGAGTACAGAAGACCTCCACAGAGACGGTATGTTCTTGGCTTTTGTGGTGAAAAGTAAAACAGATGGGATGGATAAACGAATACCCACCCAGCCCGAAATTACTGCATGTCGGCCTTTACTGTAGTCCTCAGTGCACATCTGTGATGTGTCTAGACATTAAAGGCCAGTCCTGGTTTGCTGTGAGTAACCAGGATCTGCAGGAGATTGGTGAGCAGGTTCCAACCCACCTGCTCACTTTACATTTTCGAGGCTATATCTGCAAGGAAgaggactttaaaaacaaaaggggcTGAGATTCTTCTCTACGCTGGACCCCAAAGGGCTTTGCAATTCAGCAAAGGCCAAGTCTACATACACACCTACTCTAGGCAGGGAACTCCTGCATAGTTCACTTGTGACGTCACAGTGTTTTCTTCACCTGGAAATCCCTCAGTACTCGAGCTCACCTGTAATAACTGCCtcacttttgctttccctttcCAAACACTTAGCTGCTCTTTGCTGGGTGACAGCAGAGCTGGGTTTTTCTGCCCTAGACTAAAGCAAAATGAGGTTTCATGTAATTTTTCTTAACCAGAAAGAGCCTTTTGGTATAAAAGCAAGAGCAATGGAGAAGAAAAACCACATTCAGAGCCAAGAGAGAGGCAAAGCAGCCCGGAGACACAAGAGGCAACTAAAGCAACGTCCCAGCAAATACACGGCAAGGTAAGGGTGACTCGCCTGCCGCCTCTCCTTACGACACAATTTCTCTTTATTGAGGGCTTCTGTTGTGCTCTATGGTAGACAGCAAGGAATGAATGTTGTACAAGCAAAGTGCGTTACACCTGTAATGTATTATTAATGGctgaatatttaaacaaaaaccgcTCTGATTCATGAATAGTTTCCTGGAGAAAATGGGAGTTCAAGTTGCTATGATTTGTAGCATGTTTTCGTTTTGTGTCTGGAGAATTGTTGGGtacttgtgaaaagtgtttgcctaccGCCAAAACTTTGACAAATGACATTTCATACAAAAATGTGCATGGATTAAAAATAGTTCAGTCATCAAATtatggaacagaaacaatatcatggGATTTAGGAGCTCAGCAACAAAATATACAATGACTATCAAAttgcaaaaagacaaaaaacGGTCAGTAGCCTGAAAATTATTGATCAGAACTATTTGGCAAGTGGCAGATATATATTTGCATAAAATTAGGATTAGCTCACACTTTGCTGTACTAAAAGAAGTAGGATCAATTTGTAACAAATGTTATCGGATGACGTATCCTGCTCCACCAACTAGCTCCTTCATTGTTTGACTACACAATGTGCAAGTATTTACAACAGCTGACGTCTGAAGGGTGGTCTGAAAAGAACTGATAACTCTGCTGAATCTCAATacattgttttcttctttttctgaaaACTGTCACGTCTGTCAGCTGTTTAATTTAACAGCCAATCAAATGAACTGGTTGGCTTGAGGAAGACATGAGAAATGGTAACAATTCTTTTACTTCCCAGTCCCCTATAGGAAGCCACAGAACTCAGCTGGGCATTTCACTGATTCTGATGTgtccccagctgcctcctgcagtAGCTTTAACAATGTtttaagaaacagtaaaaagataATTTAGAGCTAGGTTTGTCTCCAGTGCAGGCCTAGCTTATGAGACACCATCCAACCCGCTGGCTGGTAAGCCATGCAACCTGGCATGTCAGTCATGTATCTCTCCCGTTCTGTCTCCGTTAGGGAAAATGGTGAACGTAGGCTACAAAGTTCTCTTTGCTCTGGCCATCTGGACGATGACTACAGAGGCCTTTCCCAAAGGCGCTGAGAGGACAAAATGCCACCTCACAAAATACAAGTCCCTGCCACCTCGGGAACTGGAGGCCTTCAAGAAAGCCAAGGACAAATTTGTAAGTGTGAAGAACACACCCTGGGCAATAACAGCACTGTGAGCCCTGGGCTGTAATCTGAAGAGCAGCCCTCTCTGCATGTCCCTTTGGACTCAGGGAAGAAGCTCAAAACCAATTATCAAGAAGGATTTGGTTTTACATTTCTCCCAGCTCTAGCACCCTGCTGGCAAGCTCCAGGGCTCTAGCACAGCGCCTGCTGAACCCAGGTCCTCTCCTCACTGGAGTAGGACGACAAAACACAGTTTAAAGTTCGTCATAAGTATCTCTGTCATATCCCTTGAGGATACCAGCCCGAGAGATACAAGGGAGACATCTGATACCAGCATCTCTTCTCCCTGCATCACCACTGGGATTGCATGGATAGAACTGAGGGAAGAACTAGTACAGGTTTGTTCCTGCTCCTACATACATATGGgtctctgttctttccttctgCCTCCAGGAGGACATGATGCTGTTGTCAGACCGAAAATGCAGCACCAGGATATTCCACCGGAACTGGGAAGTCCAAGAGCTGTCGGTACGAAAAATCTCAGTCAAGGGGTACAAGAAGGTCACATGCTAGCAGATGCTTCTCTCCTCACATGTGCCCCCTCTGAATCTGATCTCACTTAGCCCTATGCTAATCTGACACGTGGCACTCTGACCACTGACTTGGAAGTCACTGATTGAGTCAGGAGCATGTCCGATCTGACTGTGGCTCTTTCTCAGTGTAAATAAGGGTCACCCCTCACCTTCAGTTCAGGTGCCTTCTCACTGGCTATAAACTGGTGTCAAGAAAGGCGTGTGGAGATGAAGCTGTTTGCAGTCTAGAGTGATTTCAATATTTCATTTACTGACAAATCAATAAAGCCCTGAGTGGCTTCGGAAAATCTCCTGTTTCAACCTAGTCTAACCACCCCTACGCATGAGAATTTCTAGTCCTGTATCTGCACAGCTGTGTATATTTCTCCCACAGACACTGTCTTACCTACAAGTTTCTCTCCCCAGGAGCACGATAGAGTCATCCTGGTAGAGAAGGAGCTGGACTTTACCATTAACGTGCTGGAGAACATTGAGGACACCAGTCTGTCCAAGCTGCTCTCAAGGCCTCTAGAAATCCTGACGCAAATCAGAGGGGACCTGAGGGGCTGCGTGAGTATTCAGTGACAGATTTCTCTTTCAGTGCCAGATGTGAATCTCTTCAAGGAGAACCCTTAGGAATTTCCCAAATGGGTTGCTTTACCTTGTACCCACAAATACTCGCATGTGGCCCTTGCTTTGGGCCCATCCTTACATAGGACATTGAAAGCGAGGGTAGTTGATATGATATGCACAAGAGTAGCCGCCTAGACTATGTCAGGGCAACAACTGCTCTGCGCCTGGAGAGAAAGGGCTTTGGTCCACTGTCGGCTGAAATCTCTGGGCACCAACCAGTCTGTATCAATTTTGTCTTCAGACCAGAGAAACTCATTCTCATCGACACTCCAGGAGGCTGAACAATTGGCTCCAAAATTTCCATGAGAGCAAAGAGACGGTGAGTAGTCAGTCGAGACAATGAGGAAAGGGAACTTCCATACAAATTAGAGAAGGAACAAGCCTACTAGGTTCCCATCCCAGAGGCCAGGGCGGATTTCTACAATCTATTCTCTGGTGCCTTGTCCAGCCTGTTTCAATAATCCCAGAACTGTAGCTGTGCACAAATCTAGCAGATCTCAATAAAAAAACCCTGTTGTGTCTGCTGCTACAGTGACTGTCTCTTCCGAGCACCGC
This window contains:
- the LOC144271952 gene encoding interferon lambda-3-like, which gives rise to MVNVGYKVLFALAIWTMTTEAFPKGAERTKCHLTKYKSLPPRELEAFKKAKDKFEDMMLLSDRKCSTRIFHRNWEVQELSEHDRVILVEKELDFTINVLENIEDTSLSKLLSRPLEILTQIRGDLRGCTRETHSHRHSRRLNNWLQNFHESKETETPGCLEASVILNLFRLLNEDLRCAAYRELCV